GGCCTTCTAAGCACTGAATCTATGTCTTGTTTGAAGCCGCCCTTTGGTCTGAAATGTTCCACATGACCATGACTTATATGAGTTACGTCCGATTCGCAAAAACAACACTTACCATGTTGTGCCTCGATTAAAGTTTTTTTTACTTCTTCATCACCATAAAGTTCTCTTTGAAACTTAAAAGTTTGAACCCCACTAATATAATACTCTTTATTTTCATTAAACTCGTTGCATAACTCCTGAGTTTTTTCTACTCCTTTAGTCGCAAGGATTTTAGGAGGCGTTTGTTGTTTTTTTATCCTGATCATTTTTTTTTATATAGTCTGCGGCTTTTCGTATTATATCCATCGCTTCTATATCGCGGGGTGTTTCACCTACCGGCAAATAGCCAAGTTCTTCTTCGATTGCTTCCAGTCGTTTTTCATCGTCATCGGACAGTTCTGATTTTGAAAGTATTGCCTTACGTTTATTGAGAAGCTCCTCCTTGCTTTTAGGCCAAGCTGATTTAAGACCAAATATATCGCTTGTAAGTATTTGATCTACACGCCAACTGCTTATGTGTTTGAGGCTGCTGTCAAGAACTACGTGATCACCTTCTTTTCTTAATAAAACAATGTTAGCCTCATTATTACCCTGAACTATTAGCGGACTATGGGAGGTCACTATAAATTGGGTTTTGGTAAATCTGCTGTTTAAGAAGTTTATTAATTCTCTTTGCCATGCAGGATGTAAGTGCAGGTCTATTTCATCTACCAGTACAACAGCAGGCTCAGACAGCGGGTCGTTACTGTCTGGATAAAGGTCGAAAAGGCGGCGTGTAAGGTCAACCATCCAAGCAGCCATAGTTTTGTAGCCTAAACTTAAATCCTTAAGAAATACCTCGCCGTAGGGAGTGTGAAACTTAACCTCGTTTCTATCAGGTGCTGTTTTATCTGGATTAATCTCGATATTGTTAACGTCCGGTAGTACATTTATTAATATCTCTTTTACTTTATCTCTTTTAGCGATTGCCGCCTTCTGTACGTCCGATTCCTTAATTGCTGCATAGTCGGCTAGCAAAAGCCATTCTTCAGGGTTCTTCAAATCTGTATTGTCAACTAAAATCTTATCACTTGCATTTTTATCAGGTTCTTCATGAAATTCTGTCGGAGAAAAGCGCCTGCCAGCTCCGTAGGCAAAACAATTCATCTTTATATTCACACCCTTAGAAAAATCTCCAGTAACCTTATAGGAAACGTTTTTAGGGAGATCTTGATTAGATTTTCTGGAATTTATATCAGATGCCGCCTGTGACAAAAACCAAAGTAGTGAAGTTTTTCCTGTGCCATTTTCTCCAAGAATAATGGTCCACTTTACAAAATCATTCTCATTGGCGCTTAAGTCCAGCTTCTGTTTTTCTTTAAAGCATCGTATATTTTTAAAGGTAAGGGATTTAAAATATACATGATTCCCTTTGCCTTGCTTTGCATTTTCCAGTGCCTCAAGTGTCAATGCTAAATTGTCACGTGTATTTTTAACAGATGGATGGCTTTCATCAAAAAACATTGAATATATATTTAAAGCCTTCTCGTAATACTCTTTAGCTTTCTCATATTCACCAAGGTCGTCCAAAATAAATCCATAATCATTAAGCAAAACAGCCACATTGCTATCTTTTGACTCTATAGCTTTTTCAATAACCGCATCGTCTATTTTTTCTGCTATTTCCTTTTGCATGGACGCTGTCTCTCTGTAGATTAACAAGTCTTTCATGTGATTTCCTAATGAAACTGCATGCTTACAAGCGCCGAAAATATTATCTGTTTTTGTGGCGTGGTATAACGCCTCCTCCAAATACTTTGGGTCTGGTTTTGTATCGTTTTCCTTGCTCTTTTCAACTTCACCATCATACCAGTTATAAGCAAGATCGTGAATTTTAAGCTTTTCGGCATCATCGAGTTTATCCCACATCATGTCTCGTAATACAGGGGTTACCCAATAGTAAGAATCATTTTGTCCTATCTGCTCCTTTTCCATAAATGTCATGGTTACAGCTTTTTCCAGCAGAGTTTTATCACCATACGTAGTAAAAGCATTTTCACCAACCGGTGTTCTAAAGACGGCGGATTTGTTTATAAAAGTTTTAAACTCCTCTCCCTCAGTTTCGGTTATTAAATCTAAAAGATAGTCTCTGACGAAATCCTCGTTTCTGTCTTTCAATTTTGTTTCAAGCTCTGCGACGTCATATTTGCGTTCGTCCTTTGCAATTATATCCAGCCACTCAAGAAGCAGGGGATTGCCGTGGCCATATTCGATGTATAATTTTTTGTTCTTACTTTTAGCAATGTTTTCAAGACTGTCGGTTTTTTTCTTTAAATCTGCTCCGGTAAAGGATATTAGCGGCATATCGTATAGCTTTTCATTTAGGCGTTTTCCTTCAAATTCAAGTTTGAAGTTATACCGGCTTGTGATTATAATGTTTGTAACATGCTCCGCCCAGTCCACAGAGTAAAACAGCGGCCTCATAGCGTCAAGGGCGTCAGGCGTTATACGGAATTCGCCATTAACCGAGCGTAGCACTGGCTCAAAATCGTCAAACAAAAATATTACGGGAATTTCATTAAATACATCTTTCATTAACTCTTTTATTTGCTCATTATAACCCATATCCGATTTTAGGATATTTAAGCCTTTTTCATTTTTTTTTCTTTCTACCAAATCCCTAATCTTTGTAAGTATATCAACTTTACTAAACTCACCATGAAGCACGATTAATTCCCTGTCTTTAAACCGCTCTACGAGTTTACCGGAGAGAGTGCTTTTCCCGACTCCTGCCACACCCCGGATAAGCAACCCAAACTTATTGTGTTCTTTTCCCTTTAGAATGTTAATTCCATGCTGTAAGTATCGCCGCCTGCCAACAAATCCGGTTTCAAGCACTTTAACCTGCGAATCCCCCAAAAACTTATAAAGCAGCTTTCGCCGTGGCAAATATTTTAACTTCTGTCCGGGGGTTACTATCGGCACAAGCGGGCTTTCATCAGTAAATGCCCTCAGGATATGCCACGAATGGTAACTGTCTTTATATAGTTGCCGTGTCTTTATAATGCTTTCGGCGATACCCTTGCCCTCTGCGATGGTTTTATAAAGCTCCGCTCCCATTCGAGTTGCGCTAAAATCATAAACCGACAGCCCCCAGCCAAGCACTATGGGAATTCCAGCCTGCACCATCTTGTATGCAAAAGACTGACCTGAGCCATCCCCCTTTCCTGTCAAACACCCGGAGAGAAATAGCATTTTGGGCTTAAAACTTTCCAGCTTTTCCCATAACCTTTCATGTGTCACCATATCGGGATTGCCTGTTTCATCTTCCATACAAAACACAGGGTTTTTGTCTTTATCAATAGTGGCATGACCGCTCATATGGACTATGTCGCTGCCATTAATTTCGAACAGAGTATCATACAAGCCGTCTATAGAGCCGGAATCCTCCACTGTTATATCAACAGGTATGTGCGCCCCATTTTTTCAAGAATTAGCTCCTCCTCCTTGTCGTACTCAAGCACAGGCTTTACACCCTGAGGAGATGAGGCCATAAATAGAAGTTTCAGAGGGCTGTTGTTGGGTTTTCGTCTTTTGTCTTTTCCACGCAACGCTGCCAGCCTGAAAATATTGATTTTGTGGGTAAGAAGCAGAAACCCTCCGTTATTAATTAATTCAAACGGCAAATCACTAATCTCCGGTGGAAGTTTCAAGTATATATTCAGAATCTCGTCGTTATCTGAAGCCTCGGTAATTTTTGAGGCTAATGTTCCGCCTGTACCGTTAAGAATATCAAAGAGTATTTTCCCGAGCTTTGCTCCCTCTATGTCATTATCAGCCCAATGATTTAACTTTGAAGAGTTAAGAGCATCTTGAATGCTCTTTTCGTCAACACTATGAGACGGGTAGTAATTAAACAGAATATCTCTTTTGTTTTTTGAAGACACAGAGGTTATTTCTACAGTAATATTCACCACTTATAGTAGCATAAAAGGAATATTCAGAACAAATGCTCTTTTAATCGTTGTTATGTCTCTTTATTAGTGCAGCCCCTCTGTTTTGAACAATTTCACTTTAATAAGAAACGGTTATTTCTACTTTACATTGACAGCCGTGTATTTTAACCTTGACATCCTTTTGCGTCACTCGTTAGAATTAGATGACAAATAAAATGAAAAAAGCATTTTGATTAAATCATCCTACCCACTTCAAATGGAAAGGAATCTAATACAAGTTATGGAAAAAATAAAACTTATAATAGGCACTCGCGGCAGTAAGCTGGCTCTTTGGCAGGCCAACTGGGTTAAATCTGAAATTGAGAGGGTCCAACCAGGCGTTAAAATAGAGCTTAAGACAATAAAAACAACCGGAGATAAAATCCTTGACGTGCCGCTTTCAAAAGTTGGCGGAAAAGGGCTTTTTGTCAAAGAGATAGAGGAGGCGCTCCTTGGCAATGAGTGTGACCTTGCCGTTCACAGTATGAAAGATGTACCGGTGGATTTCCCTGAAGGACTCCATCTGGCAGCAATTTTAAAGCGTGAAGCACCTGAGGATGCGCTCATAAGCAGGAGCGGCCTGAAATTTATGGAGCTGCCACATGGCGCAAAAATAGGCACAAGCAGTTTAAGGCGTGCTTGCCAGCTTTTGAATCTCAGACCGGATATAGAAATACACCAATTACGAGGCAACCTTGATACCCGTGTCAGAAAACTTGATGAGGGGCAGTTTGATGCTATAATAGTAGCCTGTGCTGGCCTAAACAGACTTGGTCTCTCTGCGCGTATAACCGAAAAACTTGCTCCTTCTGTGTGTCTGCCAGCAATAGGGCAGGGGGCAGTGGGAATAGAGTGCCGCACAAATGACAGTGTTGTAAATCCAATTGCCGATTTGTTAAACCACAAAGAGACTGAGCTTTGCGTGTCAGCAGAGAGAGCGCTTTTAAGAAAACTTCAGGGGGGTTGTCAGGTTCCTATAGCGGCTCATGCAACACTGTATGAAAACGAACTACTGAGGCTTTACGCTCTTGTAGGCAGTGTCACCGGAGACAGAATAATACGCGGAGTCAGAGAAGGCCGTACAGTGGATGCTGAGGCAATTGGAGTATCCCTTGCTAATGAACTCCTAAAAAAGGGCGCAAAGGAAATATTAGATGAGGTATATGAAAAATGATACGGTGTAGCAAAAAACCGCCTGGGGTCGCTGACCCCAAAGGTAAGGTATATTTAACCGGAGCCGGCCCGGGAGACATCGGGCTACTGACAGTGAAGGCATTAAAATGCCTTAAAAATGCAGATGTTATTGTGTATGATTTCCACATAAACGCTCAAATTCTTAACTATGCCAAAGAGGGTGCCGAGCTTGTATATGCCGGAAAGCGCGGCGGACATCACGATATGAATCAGGATGCCATAAATGCAGCCCTTGTGCAACTTGCACTGGCAGGGAAATCGGTTTGCAGATTAAAGGGGGGAGACCCGTTTGTGTTTGGCAGGGGTGGTGAGGAGGCTGAGGTTTTGGCAAGCCACGGGATAGAGTTTGAGATAATCCCCGGTGTCTCCTCAGCTATCAGTGTTCCGGCCTACGCAGGTATTCCCATAACGCACAGGAAGCATTCGTCCTCGTTTGCCGTGATTACCGGAAATGAGGATGAAACAAGGACAGGGAGCAGAATTAACTGGCAGGCACTTGCCGGAGGGTTTGACACTCTGGTGTTTCTAATGGGAGTCAAGAATTTATCTTTTATAACACAAAAACTTATAGAGCACGGTAAAAGCGCCGACACACCGGCAGCCGTAATCCGCTGGGGCACACGGCCTGAGCAGACAACGATAACCGGTGTTTTACAAAACATCGCATCACTATCGCAGGCTGAACATATAAGGCCTCCGGCCATCATGGTTGTAGGCACCACGGTACTTCTCAGAGATACTCTCAATTGGTTTGAAACACGGCCGCTATTTGGTGAAAGAATTTTAATCACCAGACCCTATAGCGCTGAGTATGAACCGCTTGAGTCGCTGGGAGCCGAAATCTTTGAGTTTCCAACAATTAAAATTGTGCTGCCTGAAAGCTTTGATGAACTTGACGCAGCCATAGACAATGTCGAAAGTTACGATTGGCTGATATTTACAAGCTCAAGCGGAGTTGACTATTTTATTAAACGCTTACTGGAGAAAGCTCACGACATAAGAGACCTCAAAGGGATAGGAATTTGTGCGATAGGAATAAAAACGAAAGAGGCAGTTGAAAAATACGGGATGCGAGTGGATGAAATGCCGGATGAGTTTAACGCAGAGGGCTTAATTAAACTATTTGAAAGCAAAAACGGGATAAAGAGCAAACGGTTTTTACTGCCACGGGCTGAAAAGGCAAGAGAGACTTTTCCTGAGCGTGTAAGAGCGCTTGGAGGTTACATCGATACCCCTGTGACATACAGGGCAATAAATCAAATACCCCATATAAAGCGGCTTGAACGGTTCCTAAGAGAGCGTAGAATCACAACCGCCACCTTTACATCTGCAGCCACGTTTACAAACCTTCTTGACTCTGTAAGCGGTAGCCTCACAGAACTCCTTTCAGGTGTAACCATTGCCGTCATAGGTCCGGTAACTAAAAAAGCTATAGAAAAACACGGCCTAAAGGTTGACATCATGCCAGAGCGTGCCACCATTGCCGATATGGTCAGTGCTATTGTTGAAAATAAATTAACAACAGTCAAATAATACAAAGTAGCATTCTATCGCCTAATTTTGAATAAAACTAAGAAAAAAACTAAAAAAATCAGGCTTGATATTGTTTTTTATTAAATGTTACACTTAATTCCAAGAAAAAATAGCATTTGAGGGAAAAAATGGAAAGTAAAAAACCAAACAGCACTGTCCACATAATTGACGTAACCAACAGAGATGGTGTTCAGACTTCAAGGATACTGTTGCCAAAGCTCTCCAAGACCATGCTGAATCTGTATCTGGACGAGATGGGAATTTTTCAAAGTGAGGTAGGATTCCCTACACTTAAGCATGAAATTGGCTACATTAATGCCAATCTCAAATTGTTTAAAAAAGGAGTTATCAAACAGATTCATCTTGAGGGCTGGTGCAGGGCTGTCACTGAGGATATTGAGTTAACATTTAAGAACTGCCCTGAGATTAAGCACTTAAACATCTCAGCCTCTACTTCAGATATTTTAATACGAGGCAAGTTCATGGGCAAGAAAACCTTTAAAGACGTTGTAGATCAAATGGTAAAGGCCGTAAAAGTGGCTCGTGATCATGGGGTGGAAACCATCGGGGTAAACGCAGAGGATGCCTCACGGACTGAGTTGGACAAGATAGAGGAGTTTATCATTGCTGGCAAAGAGGCAGGAGCAGACCGCTTCAGGTACTGCGACACTTTAGGCGCTGAGGGGCCTATCTCAATCTATGAAAAGATAAAAGAACTATCCGAAAAAACAAAATTCCCGATAGAAATGCACTGTCATAACGATTTAGGCATGGCTGAGGCAATCTCAATAGCCGGAGCAAGAGGAGCCACGGTGTGCGGCATGGACACCTATATAAATACCACAGTTAACGGCTATGGCGAAAGGTCAGGCAATGCAGACCTTGTATCCATTTTACTTGCACTAAAGTATTCTAACCACTTCAGTGACAGGGTTTATCTTGAGGATACGGTTAACTTAAAGCATTCGTGGAGGATAGCTAAGTATGCCTCGTATGCCTTTGGCCTTCCTCTTCCCATAAACCAGCCCGGAGTTGGTGCTAACGTGTTTGCCCACGAGTCAGGGATTCACGCAGACGGCGCACTAAAAGACAGAAGAAACTATGAACTCTATGACCCCGAAGACGTTGGACGCGGGCACTCTGATTTACTGGGCACAGGCCGGGTCATAACAACCGGCGCCTATGGAGGAATAAAGGGATTTCGCCACGTTTACGATAACCTCGGCGTTTACTTCAGTAACGACGATGAGGCACGCGACATACTTGAGCTTGTCCAGTACGCAAACCTGCACACTCAAAAACCGCTGACCGATGATGAGTTAAAATTTATAGCCAGTAATCCCGATGAAGTGAGAGAGATTATGAGGGTGGATTTATGATACACAATGTGACATTAATTCCCGGAGACGGCACAGGGCCTGAGATAACCGAGGCTGTCGTCAGGGTTGTTGAAGCTACCGGAGTAAAGTTTAACTGGGATGTGCAAAATGCGGGGATTGATGTGTTTGAGGCCGAGGGCAGTCCTCTGCCAGTAAGAGTTATAGAGAGTATAAAGAAAAACAAGGTGGCAATAAAGGGCCCCGTAACCACTCCTGTAGGCGGAGGCTTTAGAAGCGTTAACGTTACTTTGCGGCAGGAGCTTGATCTTTATGCCTGCCTACGGCCATGTAAAGCTTATGAGGGGGCACGCACCAGGTTTCCTGAGGTTGATATAGTAATAGTTAGAGAAAACACCGAAGACCTCTACGCAGGAATTGAGTTTAAAAAAGACGATGAAAACACTCTGTCACTGATAGAGTTTATAAAGTCCAAAACTGGTAAAACAATAAGAAACGATTCAGGAATAAGTATAAAGCCGATTTCCGTTTTTGGTACGGAAAGGATAGTGCGATTTGCCTTTGACTACGCACGTGCCCATGGCAGGCGGAAAGTGACGTCGGTGCATAAGGCAAATATAATGAAGTTTTCCGATGGCCTGTTTCTTGAGGTATCAAAAAAAGTAGCCGAGTCATATCCTGACATTGAGTTTGAAGACAGAATCATAGACAATATGTGTATGCAGCTTGTACAGAAACCGGAGCAGTATGATGTGTTAGTGCTGCCAAATCTGTATGGGGATGTGGTGTCGGATTTAGCAGCGGGTCTGATAGGGGGGCTGGGGCTTGCGCCCGGGGCCAACATTGGAGCCGAGATGGCAGTGTTTGAAGCCACTCACGGAAGCGCCCCTAAGTATAAGGGGCTTAACAAGGTAAATCCCATCGCTATGATGTTATCAGCTATAATGATGTTAAACCACCTTGGGGAGAAAGATGCTGCAGTTGCACTTGACAACGCTATAGCT
The genomic region above belongs to Nitrospirota bacterium and contains:
- a CDS encoding homocitrate synthase, with protein sequence MESKKPNSTVHIIDVTNRDGVQTSRILLPKLSKTMLNLYLDEMGIFQSEVGFPTLKHEIGYINANLKLFKKGVIKQIHLEGWCRAVTEDIELTFKNCPEIKHLNISASTSDILIRGKFMGKKTFKDVVDQMVKAVKVARDHGVETIGVNAEDASRTELDKIEEFIIAGKEAGADRFRYCDTLGAEGPISIYEKIKELSEKTKFPIEMHCHNDLGMAEAISIAGARGATVCGMDTYINTTVNGYGERSGNADLVSILLALKYSNHFSDRVYLEDTVNLKHSWRIAKYASYAFGLPLPINQPGVGANVFAHESGIHADGALKDRRNYELYDPEDVGRGHSDLLGTGRVITTGAYGGIKGFRHVYDNLGVYFSNDDEARDILELVQYANLHTQKPLTDDELKFIASNPDEVREIMRVDL
- the cobA gene encoding uroporphyrinogen-III C-methyltransferase, which translates into the protein MIRCSKKPPGVADPKGKVYLTGAGPGDIGLLTVKALKCLKNADVIVYDFHINAQILNYAKEGAELVYAGKRGGHHDMNQDAINAALVQLALAGKSVCRLKGGDPFVFGRGGEEAEVLASHGIEFEIIPGVSSAISVPAYAGIPITHRKHSSSFAVITGNEDETRTGSRINWQALAGGFDTLVFLMGVKNLSFITQKLIEHGKSADTPAAVIRWGTRPEQTTITGVLQNIASLSQAEHIRPPAIMVVGTTVLLRDTLNWFETRPLFGERILITRPYSAEYEPLESLGAEIFEFPTIKIVLPESFDELDAAIDNVESYDWLIFTSSSGVDYFIKRLLEKAHDIRDLKGIGICAIGIKTKEAVEKYGMRVDEMPDEFNAEGLIKLFESKNGIKSKRFLLPRAEKARETFPERVRALGGYIDTPVTYRAINQIPHIKRLERFLRERRITTATFTSAATFTNLLDSVSGSLTELLSGVTIAVIGPVTKKAIEKHGLKVDIMPERATIADMVSAIVENKLTTVK
- the hemC gene encoding hydroxymethylbilane synthase; amino-acid sequence: MEKIKLIIGTRGSKLALWQANWVKSEIERVQPGVKIELKTIKTTGDKILDVPLSKVGGKGLFVKEIEEALLGNECDLAVHSMKDVPVDFPEGLHLAAILKREAPEDALISRSGLKFMELPHGAKIGTSSLRRACQLLNLRPDIEIHQLRGNLDTRVRKLDEGQFDAIIVACAGLNRLGLSARITEKLAPSVCLPAIGQGAVGIECRTNDSVVNPIADLLNHKETELCVSAERALLRKLQGGCQVPIAAHATLYENELLRLYALVGSVTGDRIIRGVREGRTVDAEAIGVSLANELLKKGAKEILDEVYEK
- a CDS encoding AAA family ATPase — its product is MEDSGSIDGLYDTLFEINGSDIVHMSGHATIDKDKNPVFCMEDETGNPDMVTHERLWEKLESFKPKMLFLSGCLTGKGDGSGQSFAYKMVQAGIPIVLGWGLSVYDFSATRMGAELYKTIAEGKGIAESIIKTRQLYKDSYHSWHILRAFTDESPLVPIVTPGQKLKYLPRRKLLYKFLGDSQVKVLETGFVGRRRYLQHGINILKGKEHNKFGLLIRGVAGVGKSTLSGKLVERFKDRELIVLHGEFSKVDILTKIRDLVERKKNEKGLNILKSDMGYNEQIKELMKDVFNEIPVIFLFDDFEPVLRSVNGEFRITPDALDAMRPLFYSVDWAEHVTNIIITSRYNFKLEFEGKRLNEKLYDMPLISFTGADLKKKTDSLENIAKSKNKKLYIEYGHGNPLLLEWLDIIAKDERKYDVAELETKLKDRNEDFVRDYLLDLITETEGEEFKTFINKSAVFRTPVGENAFTTYGDKTLLEKAVTMTFMEKEQIGQNDSYYWVTPVLRDMMWDKLDDAEKLKIHDLAYNWYDGEVEKSKENDTKPDPKYLEEALYHATKTDNIFGACKHAVSLGNHMKDLLIYRETASMQKEIAEKIDDAVIEKAIESKDSNVAVLLNDYGFILDDLGEYEKAKEYYEKALNIYSMFFDESHPSVKNTRDNLALTLEALENAKQGKGNHVYFKSLTFKNIRCFKEKQKLDLSANENDFVKWTIILGENGTGKTSLLWFLSQAASDINSRKSNQDLPKNVSYKVTGDFSKGVNIKMNCFAYGAGRRFSPTEFHEEPDKNASDKILVDNTDLKNPEEWLLLADYAAIKESDVQKAAIAKRDKVKEILINVLPDVNNIEINPDKTAPDRNEVKFHTPYGEVFLKDLSLGYKTMAAWMVDLTRRLFDLYPDSNDPLSEPAVVLVDEIDLHLHPAWQRELINFLNSRFTKTQFIVTSHSPLIVQGNNEANIVLLRKEGDHVVLDSSLKHISSWRVDQILTSDIFGLKSAWPKSKEELLNKRKAILSKSELSDDDEKRLEAIEEELGYLPVGETPRDIEAMDIIRKAADYIKKNDQDKKTTNAS
- a CDS encoding isocitrate/isopropylmalate dehydrogenase family protein, yielding MIHNVTLIPGDGTGPEITEAVVRVVEATGVKFNWDVQNAGIDVFEAEGSPLPVRVIESIKKNKVAIKGPVTTPVGGGFRSVNVTLRQELDLYACLRPCKAYEGARTRFPEVDIVIVRENTEDLYAGIEFKKDDENTLSLIEFIKSKTGKTIRNDSGISIKPISVFGTERIVRFAFDYARAHGRRKVTSVHKANIMKFSDGLFLEVSKKVAESYPDIEFEDRIIDNMCMQLVQKPEQYDVLVLPNLYGDVVSDLAAGLIGGLGLAPGANIGAEMAVFEATHGSAPKYKGLNKVNPIAMMLSAIMMLNHLGEKDAAVALDNAIAKIIREGKDVTYDMKPKPDDTTAVGTSGVADAICKILKNG